A single window of Narcine bancroftii isolate sNarBan1 chromosome 13, sNarBan1.hap1, whole genome shotgun sequence DNA harbors:
- the rrp7a gene encoding LOW QUALITY PROTEIN: ribosomal RNA-processing protein 7 homolog A (The sequence of the model RefSeq protein was modified relative to this genomic sequence to represent the inferred CDS: inserted 1 base in 1 codon; deleted 2 bases in 2 codons), giving the protein MLVSTMAAGGEREPGAETAGFSVIHVRFSERSRISRQLLVKPHRAREAANGRPHNRTLFVLNLPPYCTQECMYRLFSQCGTVTSVELQEKPGPAIKAEANKSKFFPGHPNEGNSPVSRVAYVVFKTPAEMRCALKVQKPWILSPSEQPILAGLQKWILDYRSTVIXPEALQAEVDEFMKQHDSQLKRTSHGLLWSQMEALAKAEDGVPDEDGWVKVTRKGRHPGIPRTETQNLNAIQREKRKRAQRELLNFYSWQHHDAKREHIAQLRKKFEEDKQKIALMRAERKFKPF; this is encoded by the exons ATGCTGGTTAGCACGATGGCGGCGGGCGGTGAGCGAGAGCCGGGAGCGGAGACGGCGGGTTTTTCAG TAATTCATGTCCGCTTCTCGGAGCGGAGCCGCATCAGCCGCCAGCTCCTGGTAAAGCCGCACCGGGCCCGAGAAGCAGCGAATGGA CGGCCCCACAACCGGACCCTGTTCGTCCTCAACCTGCCACCCTACTGCACCCAG GAATGCATGTACCGGCTTTTTTCACAATGT GGTACCGTCACATCCGTGGAACTGCAAGAGAAACCAGGCCCAGCGATCAAAGCTGAGGCAAATAAGTCAAAGTTTTTTCCTGGGCACCCTAATGAAGGTAATTCCCCA GTTTCCCGGGTGGCCTACGTCGTGTTTAAGACTCCGGCGGAGATGAGATGTGCCCTGAAAGTCCAAAAGCCCTGGATCCTGTCTCCGAGCGAGCAGCCCATCCTCGCAGGCCTTCAAA AGTGGATTCTGGACTATCGCTCCACTGTCA GACCTGAGGCACTGCAGGCCGAGGTGGATGAGTTCATGAAGCAGCACGATTCCCAGCTGAAGAG GACTTCTCACGGCCTGCTCTGGTCCCAGATGGAGGCCCTAGCCAAAGCCGAAGACGGGGTCCCAGACGAGGACGGATGGGTGAAGGTGACGAGGAAGGGCCGTCATCCTGGCATTCCTCGCACAGAGACACAGAACCTGAACGCCATCCAGCGGGAGAAACGCAAGCGCGCCCAAAGAGAGCTGCTGAACTTCTACAGCTGGCAGCACCATGATGCCAAGCGAGAGC ACATCGCTCAGCTTCGGAAGAAGTTTGAAGAGGACAAACAGAAGATCGCCCTGATGAGGGCTGAGCGGAAATTCAAGCCTTTTTGA